In a single window of the Paramisgurnus dabryanus chromosome 23, PD_genome_1.1, whole genome shotgun sequence genome:
- the phrf1 gene encoding uncharacterized protein phrf1 isoform X1 yields MDEDDSQDELINRNVSHGKGKRPAMSIVSDDEDNSEDEGESEEEETESEEDADGEEVLDGEEEDDGEEDDSEDEDSGKVLEGAVGNVPEEAADLSSDEDSEKCPICLNSFHEQPIATPEACEHYFCLDCLLEWSKNANSCPVDRKVFYNIFLRKCYNGKVQKTIAVQKPIKPGQEEQVDVDLDQTSCEVCGGRDREDRLLLCDGCDAGYHMECLTPPLDAVPVEEWFCPDCTPNNRNSGSDQVSEEDSSSLPTTSHSRSRPTRAIARTQHSERVRANVNRHRITQARTAAQLAPRYLMQSTWLDDTINAVVAGLNTAVYVRDLTPRPKTRRKRRTVKRRKTKGKSSAASGGKTNLGVKRRRRKVRKSKSRRKLVVKNKTNSRGRIARSLGIRKPRSGSTIPSVYRPSESSLGSMRAEIGAASFSVYGDPFDLDPFDDREEEIEVQTPLSVLDAKRRGLSRSALRSHQPVARPITAGLSRSGGVSFPHLAEVGAEAPVPDLLGSILSGQSMLLMDSSDVVINRDGSLKATKPVCLSLPRSTVPGGSSSGETANLPNSETSPFHNGEGAGPSSSPLSSPGSCSTPQNPTSPCPPINSPHLPFSSTGHPRLHPGPPSKPVALNPQRPGNGTRGLSDTQHQDKGSTPHQPPVKKPPPKPVWVDVSILPRIPKIKKEGTSSGNNSGGGSSSSLPESSTTSLAGNTGRAHTVDQQGTSNREPDRTVDAQRQRPDRAGASSTFSSSFTSTSSSVGASSNSHPSSSSVSFRINSSGNPWHARRLSASGGTLPGNNEETVKRNDKRKKMMMSFRSQSKEVKKETYDPFDPTGSDSSDNELENQGPEVSTPNTESSVPVGPNEDACHQVKSEPVDVDFMDVESDSEICPLVKMDPESSSESRQSPYQLETVQFDTPNVGDSSSWEVKLENDPSGQQENPFKKNSESSSSCNVKNVTIKVKPEPGTEPLSDSPQSKSLKEQQPVNLQRSSKGNMMSKGPSPVREPCNAANIIAKEKGERSHKSESKDRRRSPSDSQSPPKDAHKKKHSKSKEKRRTRSKSRDRHQSDSKSRERPRSRSRSRERKRPRSRDRRRSSSSSSRERKTRRKRASRERSDSRGRERHGKRSKEKKRSRSRSHSRSRSRERRKRSKDYAERSKRRKSRSKSRDRKRREARSESSRHTDKISYKSEPMSTEKKDTALSPNKTIAHSKVEEKDLRAIEYKSTLSLPSVKQEVQSVKSPTPGSSRHGDKTEMLTETKKDISLAVSEELKMFKPQEIKQEKPWPIGKVKELEDIKKEEELSGGEFDADKDTKIETFTSQIFREESPELNEIKSDIIDSEKSQACNPEDETKNMNVDQIWPDEDNSPRCSDNPLVISLDAPDADSENCKKESMEPNWSPPFMDEIEVTLAEPSDPVKQDPVNTSDEDINVDYLIDNLDFIKKEMSESSAANSTDVVEEASDKDKPATEFASSGGKSKSQGKRVTWNLQEPKTQSDKMSKIALFKLKLKQEGFRRSTVAQQTSSQDKAQAELTENISSPLSQDKPSRRKSQKEEVFQDPQQKEMYMKKLHMQERAIEEVKLAIKPFYQKRDITKEEYKEILRKAVQKVCHSKSGEINPVKVANLVKAYVDKYKHARKHKKEDSGQSQHTDTSNSID; encoded by the exons ATGGATGAGGATGACAGTCAAGATGAGCTGATCAACAGGAACGTCTCTCACGGAAAAGGCAAAAGGCCTGCAATGTCTATTGTCTCTGATGATG AAGACAATTCAGAAGATGAAGGAGAATCGGAAGAAGAAGAGACAGAAAGTGAGGAAGATGCTGATGGAGAGGAAGTTTTAGATGGCGAGGAGGAAGATGATGGAGAGGAGGATGACAGTGAAG ATGAAGACTCTGGTAAGGTCCTGGAGGGAGCTGTAGGGAATGTTCCTGAGGAAGCAGCGGATCTGAGCTCGGATGAGGACTCTGAGAAATGCCCGATCTGTCTGAACTCTTTCCACGAGCAGCCCATAGCCACACCAGAAGCCTGTGAGCACTACTTCTGTCTGGACTGTTTACTGGAATGGTCAAAG AATGCCAACTCGTGTCCCGTGGACCgcaaagtattttataacattttCCTGAGAAAGTGTTACAATGGCAAAGTCCAGAAAACA ATTGCAGTTCAGAAGCCAATAAAACCCGGACAGGAGGAGCAGGTGGATGTGGACTTGGATCAGACCAGCTGTGAAGTATGCGGAGGTCGAGACCGTGAAGATCGACTCTTGCTTTGCGATGGCTGTGATGCagg GTACCATATGGAGTGTCTTACACCTCCTCTTGATGCTGTACCAGTAGAGGAATGGTTCTGCCCCGATTGCACCCCCAACAACCGCAACTCgg GCTCCGATCAGGTCAGCGAGGAGGACAGCAGCTCTCTGCCCACCACCAGCCATTCCCGATCCAGACCCACCCGTGCCATCGCAAGGACTCAGCACAGCGAACGGGTTCGGGCCAACGTCAACAGGCATCGCATCACGCAGGCACGCACAGCAGCGCAG CTCGCTCCAAGATATCTGATGCAGTCCACATGGTTGGATGACACCATCAACGCTGTAGTGGCCGGACTCAACACTGCTGTGTATGTGCGAGACCTTACCCCACGACCCAAGACTCGCCGGAAGAGGAGGACAG TTAAAAGAAGGAAAACCAAAGGCAAATCCTCAGCAGCCTCCGGAGGGAAAACAAACCTGGGTGTTAAAAGGCGGAGACGCAAAGTCAGGAAGTcaaaatccaggcgaaaattg GTCgtaaaaaacaaaactaatTCCAGAGGTCGTATTGCACGGAGTTTAGGGATTAGGAAACCCAGATCTGGTTCAACCATACCTTCAGTTTATCGACCGTCTGAGTCCAGTTTAGGAAGTATGCGGGCAGAAATCGGAGCAGCCTCCTTTTCTGTGTATGGAGATCCCTTTGACCTGGACCCCTTTGATGACCG AGAGGAGGAGATTGAAGTTCAAACACCCTTGTCTGTTCTGGATGCCAAACGCCGTGGCCTGTCTCGTTCTGCCCTGCGCTCCCATCAGCCTGTGGCCCGTCCCATTACTGCCGGTCTCTCCAG GAGTGGTGGTGTGAGTTTCCCACATTTGGCAGAGGTCGGAGCAGAAGCTCCAGTGCCTGATCTTCTGGGGAGTATTCTTAGTGGTCAGAGCATGCTCCTTATGGACAGTTCAGATGTTGTTATCAACAGAGACGGCTCTCTTAAAGCCACTAAACCTG tGTGCCTGTCCTTGCCAAGGAGCACAGTCCCTGGAGGATCAAGCTCGGGGGAAACCGCAAACCTGCCAAACTCAGAAACGAGTCCTTTTCACAACGGTGAAGGTGCCGGTCCTTCCTCTAGCCCCTTAAGTTCCCCTGGTTCCTGTTCAACACCACAGAATCCCACATCTCCATGTCCACCCATAAACTCTCCACATCTTCCTTTCTCTTCTACGGGACATCCTCGCTTACATCCAGGACCTCCATCTAAACCAGTCGCCTTAAACCCCCAGAGACCTGGAAATGGGACTAGAGGCCTTTCTGACACTCAACATCAAGACAAGGGCAGCACCCCCCATCAACCGCCTGTAAAAAAGCCCCCTCCCAAACCTGTATGGGTGGATGTTTCAATTTTACCAAGGATACCCAAAATTAAAAAGGAGGGTACCTCCAGTGGCAATAATAGTGGAGGTGGTAGTAGCAGTAGTTTGCCAGAATCTTCTACGACCAGCTTAGCAGGCAATACAGGTAGGGCCCACACTGTCGACCAACAAGGGACAAGTAACAGGGAGCCAGACAGGACAGTGGATGCTCAGAGGCAAAGACCAGACAGGGCCGGTGCTTCATCTACTTTTTCTAGCTCTTTCACCTCCACCTCATCTTCCGTAGGTGCCTCTTCCAACTCGCATCCGTCCTCTTCTTCCGTTAGTTTCCGCATTAACTCCAGCGGAAACCCGTGGCATGCTCGGCGACTTTCTGCATCAGGAGGGACTCTGCCAGGCAATAATGAGGAAACCGTAAAGAGAAAtgataaaagaaaaaagatgaTGATGTCTTTCAGATCACAGTCTAAAGAGGTCAAAAAGGAGACCTATGACCCATTTGACCCTACAGGGTCTGATTCTTCTGATAACGAACTAGAGAATCAAGGTCCTGAGGTTAGCACCCCAAATACTGAGTCTAGTGTGCCTGTAGGACCCAATGAGGATGCCTGTCATCAGGTCAAATCCGAGCCTGTGGATGTAGATTTTATGGATGTGGAAAGCGACTCTGAAATATGTCCATTAGTTAAAATGGACCCAGAGTCTTCAAGCGAATCCAGACAGTCCCCATATCAACTGGAGACGGTCCAATTTGATACACCTAATGTTGGGGATTCTAGCAGTTGGGAGGTAAAGCTTGAAAATGATCCCAGTGGACAACAGGAAAACCCGTTTAAGAAAAACTCAGAATCAAGCTCATCCTGCAATGTTAAAAACGTTACGATTAAGGTAAAGCCTGAGCCTGGGACTGAACCGCTATCTGACAGCCCTCAATCAAAGTCACTTAAAGAGCAGCAACCAGTGAATTTACAGCGATCTTCAAAAGGGAATATGATGAGTAAAGGTCCGTCTCCAGTCCGCGAGCCTTGTAATGCTGCTAATATCATAGCAAAGGAGAAAGGGGAAAGATCTCACAAGTCCGAATCCAAGGACAGGAGGAGGTCACCCTCCGATTCCCAAAGTCCTCCTAAAGATGCGCATAAAAAGAAACACTCAAAGTCGAAAGAAAAAAGGAGGACACGCTCAAAATCGAGGGATCGGCATCAGTCAGATTCAAAATCTAGAGAGAGGCCAAGGTCTCGCTCAAGATCTAGGGAGAGAAAACGTCCACGGTCGAGAGACAGGAGGCGTTCGTCTAGTTCTAGCAGTAGAGAGAGGAAAACCAGGAGGAAGAGAGCCAGTCGTGAGAGGAGTGACAGCAGAGGACGAGAGCGACACGGGAAGAGATCGAAAGAAAAAAAACGCTCTCGATCCCGTTCGCATTCCAGGTCGAGATCGAGAGAGAGGCGGAAGAGATCAAAGGATTATGCTGAGAGGTCAAAGAGGCGCAAATCAAGATCAAAATCAAGGGATAGAAAAAGGCGAGAGGCTCGATCGGAGAGCTCTCGACATACAGACAAGATCTCTTATAAATCAGAGCCCATGTCCACTGAAAAAAAAGATACGGCTCTAAGTCCAAACAAGACTATAGCTCATTCGAAAGTAGAAGAAAAAGATTTAAGAGCAATTGAGTACAAGAGTACACTTTCATTACCATCAGTTAAACAAGAGGTGCAGTCGGTCAAGAGTCCAACTCCAGGGTCATCAAGGCATGGGGACAAAACCGAAATGCTTACAGAAACCAAAAAAGACATTTCGCTTGCAGTGTCAGAAGAGCTAAAAATGTTTAAGCCTCAAGAAATCAAACAGGAGAAACCTTGGCCCATTGGTAAAGTTAAGGAGTTGGAAGATATCAAGAAAGAGGAGGAACTCTCGGGTGGAGAATTTGATGCTGATAAAGACACAAAGATCGAAACGTTCACATCACAAATCTTCAGGGAAGAATCTCCAGAACTGAATGAGATTAAGTCAGACATCATTGATTCAGAAAAGAGCCAAGCTTGCAATCCAGAAGATGAAACCAAGAATATGAACGTTGATCAAATATGGCCCGATGAAGATAATTCGCCACGTTGCAGTGACAACCCGCTTGTCATCAGTTTAGATGCACCTGATGCCGACTCTGAAAACTGTAAAAAGGAGAGCATGGAGCCAAATTGGTCTCCTCCGTTCATGGATGAGATTGAGGTGACACTTGCCGAACCATCAGACCCAGTGAAACAAGACCCTGTTAATACCTCTGATGAAGATATCAATGTCGATTATTTGATCGACAATTTGGATTTCATTAAGAAGGAAATGAGTGAGAGCTCTGCAGCCAATTCAACAGATGTTGTTGAAGAAGCTTCAGATAAGGATAAGCCAGCAACCGAATTTGCATCAAGTGGTGGAAAGTCCAAATCACAGGGAAAGCGAGTAACCTGGAATTTGCAGGAACCAAAAACCCAGTCTGACAAAATGAGCA AAATTGCCCTGTTCAAACTTAAACTCAAGCAGGAGGGATTTCGCCGATCTACTGTCGCCCAGCAAACCTCCAGTCAG GATAAAGCTCAGGctgaactcacagaaaacatttccaGCCCGCTGTCCCAAGACAAACCCAGCAGACGAAAATCCCAAAAGGAAGAAGTTTTTCAGGATCCCCAACAGAAGGAGATG taCATGAAGAAACTTCACATGCAGGAACGGGCTATAGAAGAGGTCAAACTGGCCATAAAACCCTTCTATCAGAAAAGAGACATTACTAAGGAGGAATACAAGGAGATCTTGCGTAAGGCCGTTCAGAAG GTGTGTCACAGCAAGAGCGGCGAGATCAATCCAGTCAAAGTAGCCAACCTGGTCAAAGCCTACGTGGATAAGTATAAACACGCAAGGAAACACAAGAAAGAGGACAGTGGGCAGAGCCAACACACAGATACGTCAAACAGTATCGACTAG
- the phrf1 gene encoding uncharacterized protein phrf1 isoform X4, translating to MDEDDSQDELINRNVSHGKGKRPAMSIVSDDEDNSEDEGESEEEETESEEDADGEEVLDGEEEDDGEEDDSEDEDSGKVLEGAVGNVPEEAADLSSDEDSEKCPICLNSFHEQPIATPEACEHYFCLDCLLEWSKNANSCPVDRKVFYNIFLRKCYNGKVQKTIAVQKPIKPGQEEQVDVDLDQTSCEVCGGRDREDRLLLCDGCDAGYHMECLTPPLDAVPVEEWFCPDCTPNNRNSGSDQVSEEDSSSLPTTSHSRSRPTRAIARTQHSERVRANVNRHRITQLAPRYLMQSTWLDDTINAVVAGLNTAVYVRDLTPRPKTRRKRRTVKRRKTKGKSSAASGGKTNLGVKRRRRKVRKSKSRRKLVVKNKTNSRGRIARSLGIRKPRSGSTIPSVYRPSESSLGSMRAEIGAASFSVYGDPFDLDPFDDREEEIEVQTPLSVLDAKRRGLSRSALRSHQPVARPITAGLSRSGGVSFPHLAEVGAEAPVPDLLGSILSGQSMLLMDSSDVVINRDGSLKATKPVCLSLPRSTVPGGSSSGETANLPNSETSPFHNGEGAGPSSSPLSSPGSCSTPQNPTSPCPPINSPHLPFSSTGHPRLHPGPPSKPVALNPQRPGNGTRGLSDTQHQDKGSTPHQPPVKKPPPKPVWVDVSILPRIPKIKKEGTSSGNNSGGGSSSSLPESSTTSLAGNTGRAHTVDQQGTSNREPDRTVDAQRQRPDRAGASSTFSSSFTSTSSSVGASSNSHPSSSSVSFRINSSGNPWHARRLSASGGTLPGNNEETVKRNDKRKKMMMSFRSQSKEVKKETYDPFDPTGSDSSDNELENQGPEVSTPNTESSVPVGPNEDACHQVKSEPVDVDFMDVESDSEICPLVKMDPESSSESRQSPYQLETVQFDTPNVGDSSSWEVKLENDPSGQQENPFKKNSESSSSCNVKNVTIKVKPEPGTEPLSDSPQSKSLKEQQPVNLQRSSKGNMMSKGPSPVREPCNAANIIAKEKGERSHKSESKDRRRSPSDSQSPPKDAHKKKHSKSKEKRRTRSKSRDRHQSDSKSRERPRSRSRSRERKRPRSRDRRRSSSSSSRERKTRRKRASRERSDSRGRERHGKRSKEKKRSRSRSHSRSRSRERRKRSKDYAERSKRRKSRSKSRDRKRREARSESSRHTDKISYKSEPMSTEKKDTALSPNKTIAHSKVEEKDLRAIEYKSTLSLPSVKQEVQSVKSPTPGSSRHGDKTEMLTETKKDISLAVSEELKMFKPQEIKQEKPWPIGKVKELEDIKKEEELSGGEFDADKDTKIETFTSQIFREESPELNEIKSDIIDSEKSQACNPEDETKNMNVDQIWPDEDNSPRCSDNPLVISLDAPDADSENCKKESMEPNWSPPFMDEIEVTLAEPSDPVKQDPVNTSDEDINVDYLIDNLDFIKKEMSESSAANSTDVVEEASDKDKPATEFASSGGKSKSQGKRVTWNLQEPKTQSDKMSKIALFKLKLKQEGFRRSTVAQQTSSQDKAQAELTENISSPLSQDKPSRRKSQKEEVFQDPQQKEMYMKKLHMQERAIEEVKLAIKPFYQKRDITKEEYKEILRKAVQKVCHSKSGEINPVKVANLVKAYVDKYKHARKHKKEDSGQSQHTDTSNSID from the exons ATGGATGAGGATGACAGTCAAGATGAGCTGATCAACAGGAACGTCTCTCACGGAAAAGGCAAAAGGCCTGCAATGTCTATTGTCTCTGATGATG AAGACAATTCAGAAGATGAAGGAGAATCGGAAGAAGAAGAGACAGAAAGTGAGGAAGATGCTGATGGAGAGGAAGTTTTAGATGGCGAGGAGGAAGATGATGGAGAGGAGGATGACAGTGAAG ATGAAGACTCTGGTAAGGTCCTGGAGGGAGCTGTAGGGAATGTTCCTGAGGAAGCAGCGGATCTGAGCTCGGATGAGGACTCTGAGAAATGCCCGATCTGTCTGAACTCTTTCCACGAGCAGCCCATAGCCACACCAGAAGCCTGTGAGCACTACTTCTGTCTGGACTGTTTACTGGAATGGTCAAAG AATGCCAACTCGTGTCCCGTGGACCgcaaagtattttataacattttCCTGAGAAAGTGTTACAATGGCAAAGTCCAGAAAACA ATTGCAGTTCAGAAGCCAATAAAACCCGGACAGGAGGAGCAGGTGGATGTGGACTTGGATCAGACCAGCTGTGAAGTATGCGGAGGTCGAGACCGTGAAGATCGACTCTTGCTTTGCGATGGCTGTGATGCagg GTACCATATGGAGTGTCTTACACCTCCTCTTGATGCTGTACCAGTAGAGGAATGGTTCTGCCCCGATTGCACCCCCAACAACCGCAACTCgg GCTCCGATCAGGTCAGCGAGGAGGACAGCAGCTCTCTGCCCACCACCAGCCATTCCCGATCCAGACCCACCCGTGCCATCGCAAGGACTCAGCACAGCGAACGGGTTCGGGCCAACGTCAACAGGCATCGCATCACGCAG CTCGCTCCAAGATATCTGATGCAGTCCACATGGTTGGATGACACCATCAACGCTGTAGTGGCCGGACTCAACACTGCTGTGTATGTGCGAGACCTTACCCCACGACCCAAGACTCGCCGGAAGAGGAGGACAG TTAAAAGAAGGAAAACCAAAGGCAAATCCTCAGCAGCCTCCGGAGGGAAAACAAACCTGGGTGTTAAAAGGCGGAGACGCAAAGTCAGGAAGTcaaaatccaggcgaaaattg GTCgtaaaaaacaaaactaatTCCAGAGGTCGTATTGCACGGAGTTTAGGGATTAGGAAACCCAGATCTGGTTCAACCATACCTTCAGTTTATCGACCGTCTGAGTCCAGTTTAGGAAGTATGCGGGCAGAAATCGGAGCAGCCTCCTTTTCTGTGTATGGAGATCCCTTTGACCTGGACCCCTTTGATGACCG AGAGGAGGAGATTGAAGTTCAAACACCCTTGTCTGTTCTGGATGCCAAACGCCGTGGCCTGTCTCGTTCTGCCCTGCGCTCCCATCAGCCTGTGGCCCGTCCCATTACTGCCGGTCTCTCCAG GAGTGGTGGTGTGAGTTTCCCACATTTGGCAGAGGTCGGAGCAGAAGCTCCAGTGCCTGATCTTCTGGGGAGTATTCTTAGTGGTCAGAGCATGCTCCTTATGGACAGTTCAGATGTTGTTATCAACAGAGACGGCTCTCTTAAAGCCACTAAACCTG tGTGCCTGTCCTTGCCAAGGAGCACAGTCCCTGGAGGATCAAGCTCGGGGGAAACCGCAAACCTGCCAAACTCAGAAACGAGTCCTTTTCACAACGGTGAAGGTGCCGGTCCTTCCTCTAGCCCCTTAAGTTCCCCTGGTTCCTGTTCAACACCACAGAATCCCACATCTCCATGTCCACCCATAAACTCTCCACATCTTCCTTTCTCTTCTACGGGACATCCTCGCTTACATCCAGGACCTCCATCTAAACCAGTCGCCTTAAACCCCCAGAGACCTGGAAATGGGACTAGAGGCCTTTCTGACACTCAACATCAAGACAAGGGCAGCACCCCCCATCAACCGCCTGTAAAAAAGCCCCCTCCCAAACCTGTATGGGTGGATGTTTCAATTTTACCAAGGATACCCAAAATTAAAAAGGAGGGTACCTCCAGTGGCAATAATAGTGGAGGTGGTAGTAGCAGTAGTTTGCCAGAATCTTCTACGACCAGCTTAGCAGGCAATACAGGTAGGGCCCACACTGTCGACCAACAAGGGACAAGTAACAGGGAGCCAGACAGGACAGTGGATGCTCAGAGGCAAAGACCAGACAGGGCCGGTGCTTCATCTACTTTTTCTAGCTCTTTCACCTCCACCTCATCTTCCGTAGGTGCCTCTTCCAACTCGCATCCGTCCTCTTCTTCCGTTAGTTTCCGCATTAACTCCAGCGGAAACCCGTGGCATGCTCGGCGACTTTCTGCATCAGGAGGGACTCTGCCAGGCAATAATGAGGAAACCGTAAAGAGAAAtgataaaagaaaaaagatgaTGATGTCTTTCAGATCACAGTCTAAAGAGGTCAAAAAGGAGACCTATGACCCATTTGACCCTACAGGGTCTGATTCTTCTGATAACGAACTAGAGAATCAAGGTCCTGAGGTTAGCACCCCAAATACTGAGTCTAGTGTGCCTGTAGGACCCAATGAGGATGCCTGTCATCAGGTCAAATCCGAGCCTGTGGATGTAGATTTTATGGATGTGGAAAGCGACTCTGAAATATGTCCATTAGTTAAAATGGACCCAGAGTCTTCAAGCGAATCCAGACAGTCCCCATATCAACTGGAGACGGTCCAATTTGATACACCTAATGTTGGGGATTCTAGCAGTTGGGAGGTAAAGCTTGAAAATGATCCCAGTGGACAACAGGAAAACCCGTTTAAGAAAAACTCAGAATCAAGCTCATCCTGCAATGTTAAAAACGTTACGATTAAGGTAAAGCCTGAGCCTGGGACTGAACCGCTATCTGACAGCCCTCAATCAAAGTCACTTAAAGAGCAGCAACCAGTGAATTTACAGCGATCTTCAAAAGGGAATATGATGAGTAAAGGTCCGTCTCCAGTCCGCGAGCCTTGTAATGCTGCTAATATCATAGCAAAGGAGAAAGGGGAAAGATCTCACAAGTCCGAATCCAAGGACAGGAGGAGGTCACCCTCCGATTCCCAAAGTCCTCCTAAAGATGCGCATAAAAAGAAACACTCAAAGTCGAAAGAAAAAAGGAGGACACGCTCAAAATCGAGGGATCGGCATCAGTCAGATTCAAAATCTAGAGAGAGGCCAAGGTCTCGCTCAAGATCTAGGGAGAGAAAACGTCCACGGTCGAGAGACAGGAGGCGTTCGTCTAGTTCTAGCAGTAGAGAGAGGAAAACCAGGAGGAAGAGAGCCAGTCGTGAGAGGAGTGACAGCAGAGGACGAGAGCGACACGGGAAGAGATCGAAAGAAAAAAAACGCTCTCGATCCCGTTCGCATTCCAGGTCGAGATCGAGAGAGAGGCGGAAGAGATCAAAGGATTATGCTGAGAGGTCAAAGAGGCGCAAATCAAGATCAAAATCAAGGGATAGAAAAAGGCGAGAGGCTCGATCGGAGAGCTCTCGACATACAGACAAGATCTCTTATAAATCAGAGCCCATGTCCACTGAAAAAAAAGATACGGCTCTAAGTCCAAACAAGACTATAGCTCATTCGAAAGTAGAAGAAAAAGATTTAAGAGCAATTGAGTACAAGAGTACACTTTCATTACCATCAGTTAAACAAGAGGTGCAGTCGGTCAAGAGTCCAACTCCAGGGTCATCAAGGCATGGGGACAAAACCGAAATGCTTACAGAAACCAAAAAAGACATTTCGCTTGCAGTGTCAGAAGAGCTAAAAATGTTTAAGCCTCAAGAAATCAAACAGGAGAAACCTTGGCCCATTGGTAAAGTTAAGGAGTTGGAAGATATCAAGAAAGAGGAGGAACTCTCGGGTGGAGAATTTGATGCTGATAAAGACACAAAGATCGAAACGTTCACATCACAAATCTTCAGGGAAGAATCTCCAGAACTGAATGAGATTAAGTCAGACATCATTGATTCAGAAAAGAGCCAAGCTTGCAATCCAGAAGATGAAACCAAGAATATGAACGTTGATCAAATATGGCCCGATGAAGATAATTCGCCACGTTGCAGTGACAACCCGCTTGTCATCAGTTTAGATGCACCTGATGCCGACTCTGAAAACTGTAAAAAGGAGAGCATGGAGCCAAATTGGTCTCCTCCGTTCATGGATGAGATTGAGGTGACACTTGCCGAACCATCAGACCCAGTGAAACAAGACCCTGTTAATACCTCTGATGAAGATATCAATGTCGATTATTTGATCGACAATTTGGATTTCATTAAGAAGGAAATGAGTGAGAGCTCTGCAGCCAATTCAACAGATGTTGTTGAAGAAGCTTCAGATAAGGATAAGCCAGCAACCGAATTTGCATCAAGTGGTGGAAAGTCCAAATCACAGGGAAAGCGAGTAACCTGGAATTTGCAGGAACCAAAAACCCAGTCTGACAAAATGAGCA AAATTGCCCTGTTCAAACTTAAACTCAAGCAGGAGGGATTTCGCCGATCTACTGTCGCCCAGCAAACCTCCAGTCAG GATAAAGCTCAGGctgaactcacagaaaacatttccaGCCCGCTGTCCCAAGACAAACCCAGCAGACGAAAATCCCAAAAGGAAGAAGTTTTTCAGGATCCCCAACAGAAGGAGATG taCATGAAGAAACTTCACATGCAGGAACGGGCTATAGAAGAGGTCAAACTGGCCATAAAACCCTTCTATCAGAAAAGAGACATTACTAAGGAGGAATACAAGGAGATCTTGCGTAAGGCCGTTCAGAAG GTGTGTCACAGCAAGAGCGGCGAGATCAATCCAGTCAAAGTAGCCAACCTGGTCAAAGCCTACGTGGATAAGTATAAACACGCAAGGAAACACAAGAAAGAGGACAGTGGGCAGAGCCAACACACAGATACGTCAAACAGTATCGACTAG